The Gadus macrocephalus chromosome 1, ASM3116895v1 DNA window ATTTTCCGAGATTTCGATGAGATCTCTGTGGATGTCTACATGGCTGGGTGTCAAGGTACCATAGCAATCTCAATTAGCGATTGATCATTACATGTGTCTCAGGAACTGATTAAATGCATTGGTAATGCTGCAACCAATGGTTATTTTATTTCTCAACAAATCTATCCTTTTTTACAACTAACCATTCAGTCTATAAATGTAATGAATAATCACATAAGCCAAGAGCCCATAAAGTAATCTCTCAAATTACCTTGCATAATAGTTTTCAGTTCGTTATCTGAGACACAATAAAATACAAGCATTTCTTCTTAAACTCATACCAACTGTCCCAACTCACTATCGCATAAATCCAATCCGTTCAAGCTTTCGCCTGCTCCACTCGCTACCAACAGCTTCTGGGTGCTGAAGCCATAATGTGCGATGGACGTTCCCTTGAAACTAAACAATGGAAGGAACGACTGtctgctccctccctttctccgcTATGGACAACTGCTGCATTGATGCAATGAAATGATGAGTGCTCTACAAGCTGAATCGGCTCAGACAGAGTCAGACGCTAAAAGATTGCACTCAAATAAGCTCTTACTAGAGCTCTTCAATCAAACCTTCAGCACCTTGAATCGATGTCCATTATAACAGAACTCTTATTCACCATTATATTAATTTGAACCATTGTCAAAACTGTAATGTTTTATTTACTGTCGATCATTGTGTTTATGAGTTAATCTTGTCCTTGTTATCCTCCATTATGAAGCCAAAGTGGTGGAGCATCTGGAGGTGGGGGGTTTCTTCACGGAGTCCGTGACCAAGAGACACCTCTTCGTGTCCGTTCACGACGCTGTGCTCTACTGCCAGAACCACCGTGGAGCCGCCACCATGCCCAGCTATGAGGAATACGATGTAGGTCACTCTGCCTTCCTCCTCACACAGATCTCCATATCACCCAGTGGCTCTGATGACCTTAAATATGCGATACTTTCGAATCATTCAATGGACAATCACTTTTTTTGCAGGAGATTCAGCGCAGCACTGCACTTTAGTATCTACAGGCCTCTGAAGATGAACCACATCCCGGAATCTCCGCAATCAGCAGAAAGGAAGGCCATTTCTGTAGGATTCAGAGTCATGATTTTGTTCTAAACTGCAACTATTCATATGTGGGGTACAAAATGAAATGCCCAGTACTACTGTAGATTGTGTGGCTATATTGGAAGAGAAGGTAAATCTAAAAACGTTCATTCTCTGTAAATAATGAAAATAGTGGCaacagtatttattttttaatctcgTACTTTAATTATACAAGGAAAAGTGATAAACTGTGCATTTCGGAATAAAAATCTGACACAGAGATTGTTGAAGTTCGACATTTTTGCGATGTTGCTACACAGTATTGCTGTTATCAAACAAGTCAAACCATACATAAGAAGGTTATTGCACAGACATGCATTGTACTACAATCATGCAAACTGGGCATTACTGAGTGAGAGATGTAAAGTTGAGGATTTTACAGGATCTGTATTGACCTTTTAAACTACTTTCTAACATATATAAATCTGTGGATTTCATTCAGGCAACATGACTGcatcatttattattttccttaAAGTGGTTGAGAAGAGATtggatgaaatgatattgaacATCTACACACGTCTCCAATAAAACACATCTGGGTAAACATTTGCATAAGCCCACTGTCTCAGTCCCTGAACTTTCCTCTCTGAAAACAGGGGAAGGTTGGACTCAGGAAGTTGTGCACGTAGGATAGCAACATTTGGTAAAGTTGGGTTTTTGGTTTCGGGATGTTGTGGTCTGGGGCTGTGCTACAGGTCTTGATGAGCGTCATGCATGTCCCGGCTGGCCACCAGGCCCTCCTGGTCCTCGTCGTCCTGGGCGCTCTGTGAGACCAGCTGCTGGTAGCGGACCTGCCGCTGGTAGTCGGGGTCGATGTTGATCCACTTGTTGGCGACCCACTTGGTTCCCCGCGTCACCACACAGCCTCCGTGTAGAGAGTACTGGTCCTGCTCTCCCACCCAGCCTGCAGCACATATCATCCCCACCTTGACCACAACATCTCATTCTATTGATACTTTAAACTGTAATACATTGTTTTGAAACAGCCTCGCACATATTATTCAACAAGTATTGGTCACACTTTACAACAAGAGAACAATAATTACCTATCAATCTACATTAGTTAATGGAGGGATAAGCATGATCTAACAATTAACTTATGGTCTAGTAATAATTTACTAAGGGTGGTATGGTAACTAAATGTGTTCCTGATAACCAagttattcatttatatataattGAATATGGTTAGGGGATTGGAGTTCACCCTAACCTTATTAAATACTGTATTGATTGAGACCCTGGTTAACATGAGCAGGGTGAACTCTGTACCTTTGCCGTCAGAGAGGTAGTTGTACCAGAACACAGCCGTTCCTCTGGTGGGCTTCACCCTCAGGTTGCTCCTCTCACAGTTCCTCCTGGTGTCCAGAAGATCCACATCGTTCTGGATCAGAGActgtagaacacacacacccatacacaaacacacacgacaaacagatgcacacacacacaaacacagtgtgtcACAGCAAACAATCAATTATAAGGACATGGTCGACTAGATGCTGGACCCATGATTTACTCAACGAGTAACAGAATGAGTTCAGACAAGTCAGCATGCTTTATATcggccacacagacacacacacaaacaaacacaccatttCTTCATAGGTGCCGTTGTCAGCCACAGGGAAGGCGGTCTCCCCGCCGCCCTCCACTGAGTTCAGGTAGAAGAGGACCGTGATGTACCTGGGTGTGCAACACACATTTCAACATCTGTGTGAGTGCACCATGAACAAAACACTGAGCAGTCTACCACATCAACGACAATCTACACTCACACTAAATGATCCAGACACATTTATAATGTAGGCACACCGAtggcgaggtgtgtgtggacatgtggagctctgtctggacTGCGGTGTAGAGAAAGCTAAGCTTGTCAGACAGCTTTAGTAATGCTACAGTGTAGGGATAAAGCACCATCCAATCAACAATCATTCTAATGCTCATACATAGCGACAGCCTAAAATACATCTCAAagttgcctccccccccccccaaaccttcCAATAATTCTCAGaccaaaacacatttgttttaatCTGATAGAGTTGGACTTCCATCTGAAACACTGGTGACTCAACACTTGAAGCCGTTCCCGACGGCTCACCTGCAGGAGGTCTCGAAGGGGCTGGAGGCGTTGGCGGCGGGTCTGGTGTGCGTGCAGGCTGTCTCGGGGTACACCGGGCCGCTGTCGTGGTGGGCATGGTAGTGCCCCCCCTGCTGGTAGCGGACCACCTGCAGCGGCTCGCTCAGGTCCACCAGGGGGTCTGGGAGCTGGGTCAGGCGGACCACCCTGTCACACCAGGCCCCCTATGTTATCAGCTGAATTACGGACGCACATTCACCACAAAAGCTGCCCGGGTCCTTGCATTGAAAGCGATGGTTCATCTGGATTCACTAAAAGAATTATACATCCtggagtgtgagtgtgactgaACATTTACCACGCGATAACTGTTTGTCAAATCAgttcaaccaatcacaatcagGAGCTTTGTTATAGTCACCAAGGCCGATGTGCATGTTGGAGGACATGAGGAAGTTACAGCATGTATATGCTTCTCAAACACAGTTCTGACCGCATCCATAGTGGTGAACTACATCTACAGACCTATGATTATCGCTACCTGTAACAAGTATTCTTTAATCTAGATAGCAGTCAGCGCGACAAGCCGATGTTTACTTGCACTGGGGTGCGGGACTATAGGTTGCTTTTGATAGCATAAAGGTGTGAAGTTGTATCGTGCAGTTTGGTTTCAGATACCAACTTACTCTAAAAGAATGATAGCCAACTTTTATTTATCGAACAGAGAAACAACTTGAAAAGCCAACGTCTCTGAAACATGAATGTATTAAAGAATGCACAGCCACTTATCATTATCCTCCTCATCTGTGAACAGCCATTCTCTACTACACCATTTTACCCTAGATTAAAGTCATACTCCAGTTATTGAATCCTCGTTGACTATTAACTGAATTGTATTATCTAATCAACATGTCAAGTGAATAGAAACTATCCTTCAGACATTTGTTGAATATCCTTTTACATAatcatatctatatctatatagatatatatatgggggggggggggtgatgggtgtCCCTACCTCTGCTTGACGCTCTGGAGGACGGGGGTCCCTACCTCTGCTTGACGCTCTGgaggacggggtgggggggggggggggggggggtccctacCTCTGCTTGACGCTCTGGAGGACGGGGTGGGGCGTCCCTACCTCTGCTTGACGCTAAGgaggacggggtggggggggggggggtccctacCTCTGCTTGACGCTCTGGAGGACGGGGTGGGGCGTCCCTACCTCTGCTTGACGCTCTGGAGGACGGGGTGGGGGGTCCCTACCTCTGCTTGACGCTCTGGAGGACGGGGTGGGCCCCCGGGCCCTGCTCCAGCCAGGTGTGGTGGCTGTTCCTCACCAGTTGGCTGCTCTCCACCCCTCGCTGCAGCAGGAAGCGCTGGAAGGCGTC harbors:
- the p4htmb gene encoding transmembrane prolyl 4-hydroxylase; this encodes MSDPGESPGGPARGVLQRSTMGGRSYFVFVLVFFHMCIMNGIAQLYENHNNGGEEPDPRSHQGAPDSLQQPPLGPKKPPLGPQKPALGPREPETVREFFLPRIDGVKVGHVQKLSLVPDKVHEMRTLSLKPLLFEIPGFLSDAECGVVMQLAQLKGLVESQLMVQEGQEELAEELDLSPDEIFSLLDISQDGQLQLSEILTHSRVREGIWLTPESLREIYAGIHADKDHNGLLSLEEFRQLSSDAFQRFLLQRGVESSQLVRNSHHTWLEQGPGAHPVLQSVKQRVVRLTQLPDPLVDLSEPLQVVRYQQGGHYHAHHDSGPVYPETACTHTRPAANASSPFETSCRYITVLFYLNSVEGGGETAFPVADNGTYEEMSLIQNDVDLLDTRRNCERSNLRVKPTRGTAVFWYNYLSDGKGWVGEQDQYSLHGGCVVTRGTKWVANKWINIDPDYQRQVRYQQLVSQSAQDDEDQEGLVASRDMHDAHQDL